From a single Paenibacillus sp. FSL R5-0345 genomic region:
- a CDS encoding glycoside hydrolase family 43 protein produces MNQMIVNPVLTGFHPDPSFIRVGDDYYIATSTFEWFPGVVIHHSKDLIHWHSISRVLTEASQVDLRGNVSSGSIWAPALSYDQGVFYLLYTDVKSRKSVYKDLHNYLIMATDIRGPWSQPVRLNGSGFDPFLFHDKNGTKWLLNMRWDFRKNHSNFSGIIMQEYDQESGKLTGSIHEIYKGTPIGVTEGPQLYQKDGYYYLLTAEGGTGSNHMVTMARSHSITGPYETDSDYPIMTTAHDLNYPFQQAGHGSLVETQSGEWYMAHLCTRPIPGTATMNPLGRETAIQRCEWTENGWLRLAHGGKLPALETEAPELPICIFEELPEKDDFDGEMLGFPYQSLRVPFDESWVSLKERPGFLCLRGRESLASLHDQSLIARPIQHFECTATTCLEFKPDSFMQMAGLVLYYDDSDYYYLRVTADEIRGTSLGVVLCKGGNYDEISSMQLSVENWERYYLKVEIHEREFIFYASPDGVGWTAVCTPLDFGTLSDEYGGKLGFTGSFVGLCAQDLDQQAKRAYFDFFEYKALVKP; encoded by the coding sequence ATGAATCAAATGATTGTAAATCCGGTGTTGACGGGATTCCATCCTGATCCGTCTTTTATAAGAGTAGGCGATGATTATTATATTGCTACATCTACCTTTGAGTGGTTTCCAGGTGTGGTAATCCATCATTCCAAAGACCTCATACATTGGCATTCTATTTCACGAGTACTGACAGAAGCCTCTCAAGTCGATCTTCGCGGAAATGTGAGCTCAGGCTCTATTTGGGCACCGGCACTTTCTTATGATCAAGGCGTATTCTATTTACTCTATACAGATGTGAAATCTCGTAAAAGTGTATATAAGGATTTACACAACTATTTGATTATGGCAACAGATATTAGAGGACCGTGGAGCCAACCCGTTAGATTAAACGGGAGCGGGTTTGATCCATTTTTATTCCATGATAAGAACGGCACGAAATGGCTGCTAAACATGCGCTGGGATTTCCGAAAGAATCACAGTAATTTCTCAGGCATCATTATGCAGGAATATGATCAAGAATCCGGTAAGTTGACTGGATCTATTCACGAAATTTATAAAGGTACCCCTATCGGAGTCACAGAAGGTCCGCAGCTGTACCAAAAGGATGGATATTATTATCTGCTGACAGCAGAAGGCGGCACTGGTAGCAATCATATGGTTACAATGGCGAGAAGCCATAGTATAACAGGACCTTATGAGACCGATTCTGATTACCCGATAATGACGACTGCACATGATTTGAACTATCCGTTCCAGCAGGCGGGACATGGATCGCTTGTGGAGACACAGAGTGGCGAATGGTATATGGCGCATTTATGCACACGTCCCATCCCCGGGACGGCAACAATGAATCCGCTCGGGCGGGAAACAGCGATCCAGCGCTGTGAATGGACGGAGAACGGCTGGCTGCGTTTGGCCCATGGCGGGAAGCTGCCTGCATTGGAAACGGAGGCTCCGGAATTACCTATATGTATTTTTGAAGAACTGCCGGAAAAGGATGATTTTGATGGAGAGATGCTAGGGTTCCCGTATCAAAGTTTGCGTGTCCCTTTTGATGAATCTTGGGTTAGCTTGAAGGAACGTCCGGGTTTTCTTTGCTTGCGCGGTAGAGAATCCTTAGCTTCACTACATGATCAGAGTTTAATTGCCCGGCCGATTCAGCATTTTGAATGCACGGCGACAACCTGTCTAGAATTCAAACCCGATAGCTTCATGCAAATGGCTGGATTGGTCCTCTATTACGATGACAGTGACTACTATTATTTGCGTGTGACGGCTGATGAGATTCGCGGAACTAGCTTGGGTGTTGTACTGTGTAAAGGTGGTAATTATGATGAGATTTCTTCGATGCAGCTTTCTGTGGAGAATTGGGAGAGATATTATTTGAAGGTTGAAATTCATGAACGTGAGTTTATATTTTACGCTTCACCAGATGGAGTAGGTTGGACGGCGGTCTGTACTCCTTTAGATTTCGGGACACTTTCTGATGAGTACGGTGGCAAACTCGGATTTACAGGTTCCTTTGTTGGATTGTGCGCGCAAGATCTGGATCAGCAAGCGAAGCGGGCTTATTTTGACTTTTTCGAATATAAAGCTCTAGTAAAACCATAA
- a CDS encoding DUF1304 domain-containing protein, translating into MEWIANIMVGVVALIHIYIVYLEMFAWSKPKGLRVFGMTQEVADASKTLAANQGLYNGFLAAGLIWGLVHPNVNFGYQIDIFFLCTVIVAAIYGALTVKKSILFMQGLPAFIALILVVSI; encoded by the coding sequence ATGGAATGGATAGCTAATATCATGGTAGGTGTTGTTGCGTTAATACATATCTACATTGTATATCTGGAAATGTTCGCTTGGTCAAAGCCCAAAGGGCTTCGAGTCTTTGGAATGACGCAAGAAGTTGCAGATGCTTCTAAAACTCTAGCAGCGAATCAAGGGTTGTATAATGGATTTTTAGCTGCTGGCTTAATTTGGGGACTGGTTCATCCGAATGTGAATTTCGGCTACCAAATTGATATCTTCTTCCTGTGCACTGTGATAGTGGCAGCGATTTATGGTGCCCTGACGGTAAAAAAATCTATTTTATTCATGCAAGGACTCCCAGCTTTCATCGCTTTAATCCTAGTAGTTTCGATTTAA
- a CDS encoding DUF2252 family protein yields the protein MKKIVQRWISVAIVSAMFVQSLWVLAGTGYAAADSTNTDNLAENIVISHFYGGKKDDVLDVYSSDFVELFNPTSKPISLNGWSLQFADNQKNNWKIANLGAPTAQIPAYGYYLVALGSNGNVGAQLPQADAVEGSFKLGNNSGKLALLNTNQKLTDNDPMKDSLKDNVVDFVGYDAVDAFWGSPAPQAGKQNTMQRLVFDPLEPTSNLTSASFPNSGNNWDTKNNGKDFEKVKGAKARNSSSPAAYAFLENNQTVQMKSSSAVDSDHNTIILKAFNAVLKQGAWASGDFNVIGLPAGFSASAAASGEQITITISGDGSGNVESDANLTFNILPGAWNQGNKPTEPVTVYQKTNTVTLAKFTPSNKIVAPPDSSTIPMSSAKDMNALLRLKLNAGTAVDGTLSANAYSVVGLPAGDWKITAEGQSSSNTITISISGTAASAVMDTVPLNVTLKPQAVQDSGWVESDAIGISILRYSQPVLSDEARKQVVEQRIIADNTGFNDPVTKEYKYGSNAMGANAYTFLRGTNSLFKSDQANHLIPSPDSIIAGWKDKDILTYTQGDAHIQNVGTFNDSTETMVFSLNDVDSAGIGSFYDDLIRFVTSIYVVKYDKDSSGIANLQDADFREVSAKFLETYKDTLTEINNDNSKKITKLTKSNVTAYTKTVMDSASKVSYAEALQKLLSKRALNGKLNIAGNSDKFELATEAETTSLHTDWENYKAQVRGDFPNLTDEQFDAYFTIKDIVRRIHQGIGSIGVERYNVLIEGGSGANTDDILLDVKEQTRDAYLSKDAYIKTAVDPDVYLGVLEASSRSYLIREVSPFKGDYTDKPFKNKDELEQYLIDAAKAYAYTDSRLDKVSDELNYKFEERFVTNVLPVWSDLKNFILNAAEDYSHQVVADFALVQSDMLAGTLIDVSTLDDLTVQTGTLSPSFAAGITEYTVTVDHSVESIELMAKATDAKAELTAQGQSYANGTGISFELSVGAIEIPFAVTARDGSTKTYTVIVTRSAAEEASGSTDLSALTLSSGTLSPAFGSEITEYSAHVDNEIASITVTASVYDSSASFTVNGTPAVNGQASGTISLNVGSNVIPIVVTSSDGISNTYTVIVTRAEAATTQPTEPSNPSTSTGGTDQVNPSVNSGTVPANGGVLTLNGVKINVPAGAMDNGITITVTKLEDTVNLFSGSDLKLLGDIYEIIKNKEGDFAKAITITLPFDKTKVDFNKSIVGLYWLNEQTKKWVHLDNLQVDQESGTVSGTVTHFTKFAVLVSEKTVAPSPSPDVDFVDIKGHWAEISIRDLVKLGAINGYPDNTFKPDSKITRAEFVSIIVKAFGLQADVGKVFGDTKTHWANEAIATAAALGVVNGYNNGNFGPDEIVTREQVATIVVRAAQLVETDMSMNFSDSAKVSTWARPALGAAIAEGLLEGYTDGTLKPQGSTTRAEAATIILRALTLKK from the coding sequence TTGAAAAAAATAGTTCAGCGCTGGATCTCAGTCGCCATTGTGTCAGCAATGTTTGTGCAATCCTTGTGGGTTTTAGCGGGGACAGGCTATGCAGCGGCAGATTCGACGAATACCGATAATCTGGCGGAGAACATAGTAATTAGCCATTTTTATGGAGGGAAAAAAGACGATGTTCTCGACGTGTACTCTAGCGATTTTGTTGAATTATTTAATCCTACGTCGAAGCCTATTTCATTAAACGGCTGGTCTTTACAATTCGCTGATAACCAAAAAAACAACTGGAAGATAGCAAATTTAGGTGCACCGACAGCACAGATTCCTGCTTACGGTTATTATTTGGTCGCGCTGGGCAGCAACGGAAATGTCGGAGCACAATTGCCACAAGCAGATGCCGTTGAGGGATCTTTTAAACTAGGGAATAACAGCGGTAAACTTGCTCTACTGAATACGAACCAAAAATTGACCGACAACGACCCGATGAAAGATTCGCTAAAGGATAATGTAGTGGATTTTGTTGGGTACGATGCGGTGGATGCTTTTTGGGGAAGTCCAGCACCGCAGGCTGGCAAGCAAAATACGATGCAGCGCTTGGTGTTCGATCCATTGGAGCCTACGTCCAACCTGACCTCGGCGTCCTTCCCGAATAGCGGGAATAACTGGGATACAAAGAATAACGGAAAAGATTTTGAAAAAGTCAAAGGTGCAAAGGCTCGTAATTCCAGCAGCCCAGCGGCGTATGCCTTTTTAGAAAATAATCAGACGGTACAGATGAAGTCCAGCTCTGCCGTGGATTCAGATCATAATACTATTATTCTGAAAGCCTTCAACGCTGTTCTAAAACAAGGAGCATGGGCTTCAGGGGATTTCAACGTAATCGGTCTTCCAGCAGGCTTTTCTGCCTCGGCAGCCGCTAGTGGTGAACAAATCACAATTACGATATCTGGAGATGGCTCTGGCAATGTAGAGTCTGATGCCAATCTAACGTTTAATATTCTTCCTGGAGCCTGGAATCAGGGCAACAAGCCAACTGAACCTGTGACCGTTTATCAAAAGACAAATACAGTGACATTGGCTAAGTTTACACCTTCCAATAAAATCGTAGCTCCTCCAGATTCCTCCACGATCCCTATGAGCAGTGCAAAGGATATGAACGCACTTCTACGGTTGAAACTTAACGCCGGGACTGCGGTTGATGGCACCCTAAGTGCAAATGCTTATAGCGTGGTTGGCCTTCCTGCTGGAGATTGGAAGATTACGGCTGAAGGACAAAGCAGTAGTAATACGATCACTATTTCCATTTCCGGTACAGCAGCATCAGCTGTTATGGATACAGTGCCGCTTAATGTGACTTTGAAGCCGCAAGCTGTGCAGGATAGCGGTTGGGTAGAATCTGACGCTATAGGAATTTCTATACTGCGCTATAGTCAGCCTGTTCTTTCTGACGAAGCTCGGAAGCAAGTGGTTGAGCAAAGAATAATAGCGGACAATACCGGGTTTAATGATCCTGTCACCAAGGAATATAAATACGGAAGCAATGCAATGGGAGCTAATGCGTACACCTTTTTACGTGGTACGAATTCATTGTTCAAGTCCGATCAGGCGAATCATCTCATTCCCTCTCCAGACTCGATTATCGCGGGGTGGAAAGATAAGGATATTCTAACCTACACGCAAGGTGATGCCCATATTCAGAATGTGGGAACCTTCAATGACAGCACGGAAACGATGGTATTTAGTCTGAATGATGTTGACTCTGCGGGAATTGGCAGTTTTTATGATGACCTGATTCGTTTTGTAACGAGCATTTATGTCGTGAAGTATGATAAGGACAGTTCAGGCATTGCTAATCTGCAGGACGCCGATTTTCGAGAGGTATCTGCAAAATTCCTGGAGACATACAAAGACACGTTAACAGAAATTAATAATGACAACAGTAAGAAAATTACCAAGCTAACCAAAAGTAACGTTACAGCCTATACTAAAACAGTTATGGACAGTGCTTCAAAGGTATCTTACGCTGAGGCTTTGCAAAAATTGCTCAGTAAACGTGCATTGAATGGAAAACTCAACATAGCCGGAAATTCGGATAAGTTTGAACTCGCGACTGAAGCAGAAACAACATCCTTGCACACAGATTGGGAAAATTACAAGGCTCAAGTCAGAGGGGATTTCCCGAATTTAACCGACGAGCAATTTGATGCTTATTTTACCATCAAGGATATCGTGCGCCGCATCCATCAGGGGATTGGCAGCATCGGAGTCGAGCGCTATAACGTGCTGATTGAAGGTGGGAGCGGGGCGAACACGGACGATATTTTGCTTGATGTGAAAGAGCAGACACGTGATGCCTACCTCTCCAAAGATGCGTATATTAAAACTGCGGTAGATCCTGATGTTTATCTGGGTGTACTGGAAGCTTCCAGCCGTTCTTATCTGATCCGGGAGGTATCGCCATTTAAGGGAGATTACACGGATAAACCATTCAAGAACAAAGATGAACTGGAACAATATTTGATTGATGCGGCAAAAGCTTATGCTTATACGGATTCTCGTTTGGACAAGGTATCCGACGAGTTGAACTACAAATTTGAAGAGCGTTTTGTGACGAATGTACTTCCAGTATGGAGCGATCTTAAGAACTTTATTCTGAATGCTGCCGAGGATTATTCACATCAGGTGGTAGCAGACTTTGCACTAGTCCAAAGTGATATGCTAGCAGGCACGCTGATTGATGTTTCGACGCTGGATGACTTGACTGTTCAGACAGGTACTTTATCACCGTCATTCGCTGCTGGAATCACCGAATATACTGTTACGGTAGATCACTCCGTCGAGTCTATTGAGCTTATGGCGAAGGCTACCGATGCTAAAGCGGAGTTAACTGCTCAAGGACAATCCTATGCCAACGGAACCGGAATATCCTTTGAGCTGTCAGTTGGAGCAATTGAAATACCGTTTGCGGTGACGGCACGAGACGGCTCTACCAAGACCTATACCGTGATCGTGACAAGATCTGCCGCAGAAGAAGCGAGCGGCAGTACAGATTTGAGTGCATTGACATTGTCTAGCGGCACGCTGAGCCCTGCCTTTGGGTCGGAAATCACCGAGTATTCTGCGCATGTGGACAATGAAATAGCAAGCATTACAGTAACAGCAAGTGTATATGACAGCTCTGCTTCCTTCACCGTAAACGGTACTCCGGCAGTGAATGGGCAAGCAAGCGGGACGATTAGTTTGAATGTTGGCAGCAATGTCATTCCGATTGTAGTGACCTCATCAGACGGTATCAGCAATACGTACACTGTGATTGTGACCAGAGCTGAAGCTGCTACAACGCAACCAACGGAGCCCTCTAATCCATCGACTTCGACAGGAGGGACGGATCAGGTTAATCCTTCGGTCAATAGCGGAACAGTTCCGGCAAACGGTGGTGTACTAACTTTGAACGGAGTCAAAATTAATGTTCCGGCTGGAGCTATGGATAACGGGATTACGATAACTGTAACTAAACTAGAAGACACCGTTAACCTGTTCTCCGGATCTGACTTGAAATTGCTGGGTGATATTTATGAGATCATCAAGAACAAGGAAGGGGATTTTGCTAAAGCGATTACGATCACACTGCCTTTTGACAAGACAAAAGTAGACTTTAACAAATCCATTGTAGGTTTGTACTGGTTGAACGAGCAAACGAAAAAATGGGTTCATCTGGACAATCTGCAAGTGGATCAGGAAAGTGGAACAGTGTCGGGAACGGTAACTCATTTCACAAAATTTGCCGTTCTGGTCTCTGAAAAAACAGTGGCTCCGAGCCCTTCACCGGATGTGGATTTCGTAGATATCAAAGGACATTGGGCTGAAATAAGCATCAGAGACCTGGTTAAACTAGGTGCGATCAATGGCTACCCGGACAATACATTTAAACCGGATAGCAAGATTACAAGAGCCGAATTCGTATCGATAATTGTCAAAGCCTTCGGGCTTCAGGCCGATGTTGGTAAAGTGTTTGGCGACACGAAGACGCATTGGGCTAATGAAGCCATTGCAACAGCGGCAGCACTGGGCGTTGTTAATGGCTATAACAATGGCAACTTTGGACCAGATGAGATCGTAACTCGTGAACAGGTTGCGACAATAGTCGTTCGCGCAGCGCAGCTCGTAGAAACAGATATGAGTATGAACTTCTCAGATAGTGCAAAGGTCTCCACCTGGGCTCGACCTGCGCTAGGAGCAGCTATTGCCGAGGGACTTCTCGAGGGTTATACAGATGGTACATTGAAACCGCAAGGCAGTACTACTCGTGCTGAAGCCGCAACCATCATTCTGAGAGCACTAACTTTAAAAAAGTAA